The proteins below come from a single Streptomyces sp. SCSIO 75703 genomic window:
- a CDS encoding glycoside hydrolase family 20 protein: protein MSRQGRRRKPANKVRQRVVIAAAAVAALGVGAGLWAAADGGAGGSATSGVSAGRPSPTGSFPLSRAPETIPAVREHTPARGPGWRPESGHRVTVASPDLADEGRLLAGELGLTYAGEKGDSRAGDVRLEVEKAEGAGPESYTMTVRDGRVTVTGPAEAGVFYGTRTLKQTVADGATAPEGVVKDEPAKPRRGFMLDIARKHFSADWIKDRVRELGDLKFNELGLHFSDDQAFRIESSSHPELVSKDHLTKAEMKQIVDLAASRHITVVPEIDSPGHLGAVIAAHPDLQLRNAQGVATKGAIDISNPKAAEIVDDLLDEYADLFPGSQWHLGADEYQALTVRDPQASYPQLAAAARKAYGPDGIVADLTTAWLNGRAAVVMAHDRTPRAWNDGFFRVTSVKPAPEIQVAYWTGKEIGARQPEDYLAAGRKVLNYNDEFLYYVLGEPQTFVYPTGERIYEQWTPRVLRGTEAVPARYDDQILGGSFAVWCDISSAQTEAQVADGIRMPLAATVQKLWDPGKPELSWPDFEKLAGRVA from the coding sequence GTGAGTCGACAAGGACGACGCCGGAAACCGGCGAACAAGGTCAGGCAGCGGGTGGTCATAGCCGCCGCGGCGGTCGCCGCGCTCGGCGTGGGCGCCGGCCTGTGGGCCGCCGCCGACGGCGGAGCGGGAGGTTCCGCGACCTCCGGCGTCTCCGCCGGCCGGCCGAGTCCCACGGGCTCCTTCCCGCTCTCCCGGGCGCCGGAGACCATACCCGCGGTACGGGAGCACACCCCCGCGCGCGGCCCCGGCTGGCGCCCCGAGAGCGGCCACCGGGTCACCGTGGCCTCCCCGGACCTCGCCGACGAGGGCCGTCTCCTGGCCGGCGAACTGGGCCTCACGTACGCGGGCGAGAAGGGCGACTCCCGCGCCGGCGACGTGCGGCTGGAGGTCGAGAAGGCCGAGGGCGCCGGCCCCGAGTCGTACACCATGACCGTGCGCGACGGCCGGGTCACCGTCACCGGCCCCGCCGAGGCCGGCGTCTTCTACGGCACCCGCACGCTCAAGCAGACGGTCGCCGACGGGGCCACCGCGCCGGAGGGCGTGGTGAAGGACGAGCCGGCCAAGCCGCGCCGCGGCTTCATGCTCGACATCGCCCGCAAGCACTTCTCCGCCGACTGGATCAAGGACCGCGTCCGCGAGCTGGGCGATCTCAAGTTCAACGAACTGGGCCTGCACTTCTCCGACGACCAGGCGTTCCGCATCGAGTCCTCCTCGCACCCCGAGCTCGTCTCCAAGGACCACCTGACCAAGGCCGAGATGAAGCAGATCGTCGATCTCGCCGCCTCCCGCCACATCACCGTCGTCCCCGAGATCGACTCGCCCGGACACCTCGGCGCCGTCATCGCCGCCCACCCCGACCTCCAGCTCCGCAACGCGCAGGGCGTCGCCACCAAGGGCGCCATCGACATCTCCAACCCGAAGGCCGCCGAGATCGTCGACGACCTGCTGGACGAGTACGCCGACCTCTTCCCCGGCTCCCAGTGGCACCTGGGCGCCGACGAGTACCAGGCGCTCACCGTCCGCGACCCCCAGGCGTCCTACCCGCAGCTCGCCGCCGCCGCCCGCAAGGCGTACGGCCCCGACGGCATCGTCGCCGACCTGACCACCGCCTGGCTCAACGGCCGCGCCGCCGTGGTCATGGCCCACGACCGGACCCCGCGCGCCTGGAACGACGGCTTCTTCCGCGTCACGTCGGTCAAACCGGCCCCCGAGATCCAGGTCGCCTACTGGACCGGCAAGGAGATCGGCGCCCGCCAGCCGGAGGACTACCTCGCGGCGGGCCGCAAGGTCCTCAACTACAACGACGAGTTCCTCTACTACGTGCTCGGCGAGCCGCAGACCTTCGTCTACCCGACCGGCGAGCGCATCTACGAGCAGTGGACCCCGCGCGTCCTGCGCGGCACGGAGGCCGTCCCGGCCCGCTACGACGACCAGATCCTCGGCGGCAGCTTCGCCGTCTGGTGCGACATCTCCAGCGCGCAGACCGAGGCGCAGGTCGCCGACGGCATCCGCATGCCGCTCGCGGCGACCGTCCAGAAGCTCTGGGACCCCGGTAAGCCGGAACTGTCCTGGCCGGACTTCGAGAAGCTGGCCGGACGGGTGGCGTGA
- a CDS encoding 2-oxo-4-hydroxy-4-carboxy-5-ureidoimidazoline decarboxylase yields the protein MHRLPDVPGRVALPAPAPTPAAPKAPRTPPPLEHFNTAPADEAVRTLLDCLNSDRWARRLAAHRPYPDPPSLLAAADEAAYDLTPADLAEALSGESPPRLPAGTHGAAHTALGAAVAAYERKFGHTFAICLDGLSPTEAPDRILEGIRSRLANDPEEERLVTADELRRLARGRLAGVLAGATAPEQRTSGT from the coding sequence GTGCACCGTCTCCCAGATGTCCCCGGCCGAGTCGCCCTCCCGGCACCGGCACCCACCCCCGCCGCGCCGAAGGCGCCGAGGACCCCTCCGCCGCTGGAGCACTTCAACACCGCCCCCGCCGACGAGGCCGTTCGCACCCTGCTGGACTGCCTGAACAGCGACCGCTGGGCCCGCCGCCTGGCCGCCCACCGCCCCTACCCCGACCCGCCGTCCCTGCTGGCGGCGGCGGACGAGGCCGCGTACGACCTGACACCGGCCGACCTGGCCGAGGCGCTGTCCGGGGAGTCGCCGCCGCGGCTGCCCGCCGGGACCCACGGCGCCGCGCACACCGCCCTCGGGGCGGCGGTCGCCGCGTACGAGAGAAAATTCGGACACACGTTCGCCATCTGCCTGGACGGGCTCAGCCCCACCGAGGCACCGGACCGCATACTCGAAGGAATCCGGTCACGATTGGCCAACGATCCGGAGGAAGAACGCCTGGTGACGGCGGACGAACTACGCCGTCTGGCCCGCGGCCGACTGGCCGGTGTACTGGCCGGGGCCACCGCCCCCGAGCAGCGCACATCGGGCACATAG
- the sdhC gene encoding succinate dehydrogenase, cytochrome b556 subunit: MPAGTLYRGREGMWSWVAHRVTGVLIFFFLFVHVLDTALVRVSPEAYDTVVATYKSPIVALLEYGLVAAILFHALNGLRVIAVDFWAKGARYQKQMLWSVVALWVVLMIGAIYPVLGHAARELFGS, encoded by the coding sequence GTGCCGGCTGGAACGCTGTACCGCGGCCGGGAAGGAATGTGGTCGTGGGTGGCTCACCGAGTCACCGGTGTCCTCATTTTCTTCTTCCTGTTCGTCCACGTGCTGGACACCGCGCTCGTCCGAGTGTCACCCGAGGCCTACGACACCGTCGTGGCCACGTACAAGTCGCCGATCGTCGCGCTGCTGGAGTACGGCCTCGTCGCCGCCATCCTCTTCCACGCGCTCAACGGCCTGCGCGTCATCGCCGTCGACTTCTGGGCCAAGGGCGCCCGCTATCAGAAGCAGATGCTCTGGTCCGTCGTCGCCCTCTGGGTCGTGCTGATGATCGGGGCGATCTACCCCGTCCTCGGCCACGCCGCTCGTGAACTGTTCGGGAGCTGA
- a CDS encoding succinate dehydrogenase hydrophobic membrane anchor subunit, whose protein sequence is MSTTESTPSGIGPVEGASVYTVDNPAPLIEPPRKRTQKTPKATRGNFELYGWLFMRLSGVVLVVLVIGHLLIQLVLDGGVSKIGFAFVAGRWASPFWQVWDLLMLWLAMLHGCNGLRTVVNDYAERANTRLWLKGLLYTATVFTILLGSLVIFTFDPNIR, encoded by the coding sequence ATGTCCACCACCGAATCGACCCCGTCCGGGATCGGCCCCGTCGAGGGCGCGTCCGTCTACACCGTCGACAACCCGGCCCCGCTGATCGAGCCCCCTCGCAAGCGGACCCAGAAGACCCCCAAGGCCACCCGCGGCAACTTCGAGCTGTACGGCTGGCTCTTCATGCGCCTGTCCGGCGTGGTGCTGGTCGTCCTGGTCATCGGGCACCTGCTGATCCAGCTCGTCCTGGACGGCGGCGTCTCCAAGATCGGCTTCGCCTTCGTGGCGGGCCGCTGGGCCTCGCCGTTCTGGCAGGTCTGGGACCTGCTGATGCTCTGGCTCGCGATGCTGCACGGCTGCAACGGCCTGCGCACGGTCGTCAACGACTACGCGGAGCGCGCGAACACCCGGCTGTGGCTCAAGGGCCTGCTCTACACCGCCACGGTGTTCACCATCCTGCTGGGCTCGCTGGTGATCTTCACCTTCGACCCGAACATCCGCTAG
- the sdhA gene encoding succinate dehydrogenase flavoprotein subunit: protein MKIHKYDTVIVGAGGAGMRAAIEATKLSRTAVLTKLYPTRSHTGAAQGGMAAALANVEEDNWEWHTFDTIKGGDYLVDQDAAEILAKEAIDSVLDLEKMGLPFNRTPDGTIDQRRFGGHSRNHGEAPVRRSCYAADRTGHMILQTLYQNCVKEGVEFFNEFYVLDQLITEVDGVRKSAGVVAYELATGEIHVFQAKSVIYASGGCGKFFKVTSNAHTLTGDGQAAVYRRGLPLEDMEFFQFHPTGIWRMGILLTEGARGEGGILRNKDGERFMEKYAPVMKDLASRDVVSRSIYTEIREGRGCGPEGDHVYLDLTHLPPEQLDAKLPDITEFARTYLGIEPYTDPIPIQPTAHYAMGGIPTNVEGEVLADNTTVVPGLYAAGEVACVSVHGANRLGTNSLLDINVFGRRAGIAAAEYAHTADFVPLPEDPESMVVEQIERLRESTGTERVAALRQELQETMDANVMVFRTEQTIKTAVEKIAELRVRYKNVAIQDKGRRFNTDLLEAVELGNLLDLAEVMAVSALARKESRGGHYREDYPNRDDVNFMRHTMAYREVGDDGTESVRLDYKPVVQTRYQPMERKY from the coding sequence ATGAAGATCCACAAGTACGACACCGTCATCGTCGGCGCCGGTGGCGCCGGTATGCGGGCCGCCATCGAGGCGACCAAGCTCAGCCGCACGGCCGTCCTGACGAAGCTCTACCCCACCCGCTCCCACACGGGCGCCGCGCAGGGCGGCATGGCCGCCGCGCTGGCCAACGTGGAAGAGGACAACTGGGAGTGGCACACCTTCGACACGATCAAGGGCGGCGACTACCTGGTCGACCAGGACGCCGCCGAGATCCTGGCGAAGGAGGCCATCGACTCCGTCCTCGACCTGGAGAAGATGGGCCTGCCGTTCAACCGGACGCCCGACGGGACGATCGACCAGCGCCGCTTCGGCGGTCACTCCCGCAACCACGGTGAGGCCCCGGTCCGCCGCTCCTGCTACGCGGCCGACCGCACCGGCCACATGATCCTCCAGACGCTGTACCAGAACTGCGTCAAGGAGGGCGTGGAGTTCTTCAACGAGTTCTACGTCCTGGACCAGCTCATCACCGAGGTCGACGGCGTCAGGAAGTCGGCCGGCGTGGTCGCCTACGAACTGGCGACCGGCGAGATCCACGTCTTCCAGGCGAAGTCCGTGATCTACGCCTCGGGCGGCTGCGGCAAGTTCTTCAAGGTGACGTCGAACGCGCACACCCTCACCGGCGACGGCCAGGCGGCCGTGTACCGGCGCGGGCTGCCGCTGGAGGACATGGAGTTCTTCCAGTTCCACCCGACGGGCATCTGGCGCATGGGCATCCTGCTCACGGAGGGCGCCCGCGGCGAGGGCGGCATCCTGCGCAACAAGGACGGCGAGCGCTTCATGGAGAAGTACGCGCCCGTCATGAAGGACCTCGCCTCCCGCGACGTCGTCTCCCGCTCCATCTACACGGAGATCCGCGAGGGCCGCGGCTGCGGTCCCGAGGGCGACCACGTCTACCTCGACCTCACCCACCTGCCGCCGGAGCAGCTCGACGCCAAGCTGCCCGACATCACGGAGTTCGCGCGGACGTACCTGGGCATCGAGCCGTACACCGACCCGATCCCGATCCAGCCGACCGCGCACTACGCCATGGGCGGCATCCCGACCAACGTCGAGGGCGAGGTGCTGGCCGACAACACCACCGTCGTGCCCGGCCTGTACGCCGCCGGCGAGGTCGCCTGTGTGTCGGTGCACGGCGCCAACCGTCTGGGCACCAACTCGCTGCTGGACATCAACGTGTTCGGCCGCCGGGCCGGCATCGCCGCGGCCGAGTACGCCCACACGGCCGACTTCGTGCCGCTGCCGGAGGACCCGGAGTCGATGGTCGTCGAGCAGATCGAGCGGCTGCGCGAGTCCACGGGCACCGAGCGCGTGGCCGCGCTGCGCCAGGAGCTCCAGGAGACCATGGACGCCAACGTCATGGTGTTCCGCACCGAGCAGACGATCAAGACGGCCGTCGAGAAGATCGCCGAACTGCGCGTCCGGTACAAGAACGTGGCCATCCAGGACAAGGGCCGGCGTTTCAACACCGACCTGCTGGAGGCCGTCGAGCTGGGCAACCTGCTGGACCTGGCCGAGGTCATGGCGGTCTCCGCCCTGGCCCGCAAGGAGTCGCGCGGCGGTCACTACCGCGAGGACTACCCGAACCGCGACGACGTCAACTTCATGCGCCACACCATGGCGTACCGCGAGGTGGGCGACGACGGCACCGAGTCCGTGCGTCTCGACTACAAGCCGGTCGTCCAGACCCGCTACCAGCCGATGGAGCGTAAGTACTGA
- a CDS encoding succinate dehydrogenase iron-sulfur subunit has translation MATPVLDKAGPDPEPGFADSPYITVTFRLRRFNPEVSDQATWEDFRIEIDPKERVLDALHKIKWDLDGTLTFRRSCAHGICGSDAMRINGKNRLACKTLIKDISPEKPITVEPIKGMTVLKDLVVDMEPFFQAYRDVMPFLVTNETNEPTRERLQSAEDRERFDDTTKCILCAACTSSCPVFWNDGQYFGPAAIVNAHRFIFDSRDDAGEQRLEILNDRDGVWRCRTTFNCTDACPRGIEVTKAIAEVKRALITRRF, from the coding sequence ATGGCTACCCCCGTTCTGGACAAGGCGGGCCCGGACCCCGAGCCCGGCTTCGCCGACTCCCCCTACATCACCGTGACCTTCCGGCTCCGGCGTTTCAACCCGGAGGTCTCGGACCAGGCGACCTGGGAAGACTTCCGGATCGAGATCGACCCGAAGGAGCGCGTCCTCGACGCCCTCCACAAGATCAAGTGGGATCTCGACGGCACGCTGACCTTCCGGCGTTCCTGCGCGCACGGCATCTGCGGCTCCGACGCCATGCGGATCAACGGCAAGAACCGGCTGGCCTGCAAGACGCTGATCAAGGACATCAGCCCGGAGAAGCCCATCACGGTCGAGCCCATCAAGGGCATGACGGTCCTCAAGGACCTCGTCGTGGACATGGAGCCGTTCTTCCAGGCATACCGCGACGTGATGCCCTTCCTGGTCACGAACGAGACCAACGAGCCGACCCGTGAGCGGCTCCAGTCGGCCGAGGACCGCGAGCGCTTCGACGACACGACGAAGTGCATCCTGTGCGCGGCCTGCACCTCCTCGTGCCCGGTCTTCTGGAACGACGGGCAGTACTTCGGCCCGGCGGCCATCGTCAACGCCCACCGCTTCATCTTCGACTCGCGCGACGACGCCGGCGAGCAGCGGCTGGAGATCCTCAACGACCGTGACGGCGTGTGGCGTTGCCGCACGACCTTCAACTGCACGGACGCCTGCCCGCGCGGCATCGAGGTCACCAAGGCGATCGCGGAGGTGAAGCGGGCGCTCATCACGCGCCGCTTCTGA
- a CDS encoding extradiol dioxygenase, whose translation MSDQEPYEVLGFDNVLLPVGDLGAAVGFSRRAGFPVAFRLDEAGIALSRAGAGTPGLLLRAEEGFGHRPPPWPTVRVWLEVPDARAAAGALRAAGVAPLDEPFPGATGWTVEFAHSWGNVVGLTD comes from the coding sequence ATGTCGGATCAGGAACCGTACGAAGTGCTCGGTTTCGACAACGTGCTGCTGCCCGTCGGCGACCTCGGCGCGGCCGTCGGCTTCTCCAGGCGGGCGGGCTTCCCGGTGGCCTTCCGGCTCGACGAGGCCGGGATCGCGCTGTCGCGGGCCGGCGCCGGGACGCCGGGGCTGCTGCTGCGCGCCGAGGAGGGCTTCGGGCACCGTCCGCCGCCCTGGCCCACCGTCCGGGTGTGGCTGGAGGTGCCGGACGCCCGTGCGGCGGCCGGGGCGCTGCGCGCGGCGGGGGTGGCGCCGCTCGACGAGCCGTTCCCCGGGGCCACCGGCTGGACGGTGGAGTTCGCCCACTCCTGGGGCAACGTGGTCGGCCTCACCGACTAG
- a CDS encoding TetR family transcriptional regulator, producing the protein MPATNDLPGGGPSLSKSEQTRALILETAMRLFRERGYDRTTMRAIAQEAGVSVGNAYYYFAGKEHLIQGFYDRIAAEHRVAIRDVLERETELGARLAGVLTVWLDIATPYHEFAVQFFKNAADPESPLSPFSPESEPARLEAIGVQRSVLAGTRTKVPAELRDVLPELMWLAQMGLVLYWVFDRSEGRERSYRLAERGARLAARGVSLARFRALRPLVREVHELFTDFLPGLTRALPDPARRTPAPPDAEAPAAADANAPAPPDPRAPAEPTGPAGAAGPAATAGPTTAPDAP; encoded by the coding sequence GTGCCTGCGACGAACGACCTTCCCGGCGGCGGACCGTCCCTCAGCAAGTCCGAGCAGACCCGCGCGCTGATCCTGGAGACGGCCATGCGGCTCTTCCGGGAGCGCGGCTACGACCGGACGACGATGCGGGCCATCGCCCAGGAGGCCGGCGTCTCCGTCGGCAACGCGTACTACTACTTCGCCGGCAAGGAGCACCTGATCCAGGGCTTCTACGACCGCATCGCCGCCGAGCACCGGGTGGCGATCCGGGACGTGCTGGAGCGGGAGACGGAGCTGGGCGCGCGGCTCGCGGGCGTGCTGACGGTCTGGCTGGACATCGCCACGCCGTACCACGAGTTCGCGGTGCAGTTCTTCAAGAACGCGGCCGACCCGGAGAGCCCGCTCAGCCCCTTCTCCCCCGAGTCCGAGCCCGCGCGGCTGGAGGCCATCGGCGTCCAGCGGTCGGTGCTGGCCGGGACGCGGACCAAGGTCCCGGCGGAACTGCGGGACGTGCTCCCGGAGCTGATGTGGCTCGCCCAGATGGGGCTGGTGCTGTACTGGGTCTTCGACCGGAGCGAGGGGCGCGAGCGCAGCTACCGGCTGGCCGAGCGCGGCGCCCGGCTCGCGGCCCGGGGGGTCTCGCTGGCCCGGTTCCGGGCGCTGCGTCCGCTGGTGCGGGAGGTGCACGAGCTGTTCACGGACTTCCTGCCCGGGCTGACCCGCGCGCTGCCGGACCCGGCCCGGCGGACCCCGGCCCCACCCGACGCGGAGGCCCCCGCCGCGGCGGACGCGAACGCCCCGGCTCCGCCGGACCCGCGGGCCCCGGCGGAGCCGACCGGACCGGCGGGCGCGGCGGGGCCGGCTGCCACCGCGGGGCCGACGACCGCGCCGGACGCCCCCTGA
- a CDS encoding metallophosphoesterase, producing MVLVFVLVALAVLTVLVTANWYLWRRLFRDTTRGPGRVRRAGGALIVGGWALAVGALVSSRTGVPFRVQQVMAWPGYLWLALCLYLVLALVATEAVRPFLRRHLERRAAAKRPAPVPAAAGGATATPQTGPDTAAAPPAAPDGDPAPQAPAGAAPGSAAPQGPAGAQEPGGEVAGNLTQPSRRLFVSRVLAGTAVAAAVGTVGQGTYGVLRGPRVKRVTVPLARLPRAAHGYRIAVVSDIHLGPILGRNFAQTVVDTINSTQPDLIAVVGDLVDGSVKDLGPAAAPLAGLRARHGAYFVTGNHEYFSGAEQWVEEVRRLGLLPLENARTELPHFDLAGVNDLAGGNEGRGPDYARALGDRDRDRACVLLAHQPVQIHEAVDHGVDLQLSGHTHGGQLWPGNLLAGAANPTLAGLERYGDTQLYVSRGAGAWGPPTRVGAPSDITVIELASRRT from the coding sequence ATGGTGCTCGTCTTCGTGCTGGTCGCCTTGGCGGTCCTGACCGTGCTCGTGACGGCCAACTGGTACCTGTGGCGGCGCCTGTTCCGCGACACCACCCGGGGACCGGGCCGGGTGCGCCGGGCCGGGGGCGCGCTGATCGTGGGCGGCTGGGCGCTCGCCGTCGGCGCGCTGGTCTCCAGCCGCACCGGCGTCCCCTTCCGGGTCCAGCAGGTCATGGCCTGGCCCGGCTACCTGTGGCTCGCGCTCTGCCTCTACCTGGTCCTCGCCCTCGTCGCCACGGAGGCGGTACGCCCCTTCCTCCGCCGTCACCTGGAGCGCCGGGCCGCGGCGAAGCGGCCGGCGCCGGTCCCCGCGGCGGCCGGCGGGGCCACCGCGACGCCGCAGACGGGCCCGGACACCGCCGCCGCGCCGCCCGCGGCTCCGGACGGCGACCCCGCCCCGCAGGCGCCCGCCGGGGCAGCACCGGGCTCCGCCGCCCCGCAGGGCCCCGCCGGGGCCCAGGAGCCCGGCGGTGAGGTGGCCGGAAACCTCACCCAGCCCTCCCGGCGGCTCTTCGTCTCCCGGGTGCTCGCGGGCACAGCGGTCGCCGCCGCCGTCGGCACCGTGGGCCAGGGCACCTACGGGGTGCTGCGCGGGCCCCGGGTCAAGCGGGTCACCGTGCCGCTGGCCAGGCTGCCGCGCGCCGCGCACGGCTACCGCATCGCCGTGGTCAGCGACATCCACCTCGGCCCGATCCTCGGCCGTAACTTCGCGCAGACGGTCGTCGACACCATCAACTCCACGCAGCCCGACCTCATCGCCGTGGTCGGCGACCTCGTCGACGGCAGCGTGAAGGACCTCGGCCCGGCGGCGGCCCCGCTGGCCGGCCTCCGGGCCCGGCACGGCGCGTACTTCGTCACCGGCAACCACGAGTACTTCTCCGGCGCCGAACAGTGGGTCGAGGAGGTGCGCCGCCTGGGCCTGCTCCCGCTGGAGAACGCCCGCACCGAACTGCCCCACTTCGACCTCGCGGGCGTCAACGACCTGGCCGGCGGGAACGAGGGCCGGGGCCCCGACTACGCCCGCGCCCTCGGCGACCGCGACCGGGACCGCGCCTGCGTGCTCCTCGCCCACCAGCCGGTGCAGATCCACGAGGCCGTCGACCACGGCGTCGACCTCCAGCTCTCCGGCCACACCCACGGCGGCCAGCTCTGGCCCGGCAACCTCCTCGCCGGGGCCGCGAACCCGACCCTCGCCGGCCTGGAGCGCTACGGCGACACCCAGCTCTACGTCAGCCGCGGCGCCGGCGCCTGGGGACCGCCCACCCGCGTGGGCGCCCCGTCCGACATCACGGTGATCGAGCTGGCCTCCCGCCGGACCTGA